In Deltaproteobacteria bacterium, the genomic window TCGAATCCGTCCTCCACGGCCTTGTCGAAATTGGGGCCGCCGGGTCGCTGGCCGATGACCACCTTGAGGCCAGAATCGCGAAGGTTCTGGGCGTGGGCGTGCCCCTGGCTTCCGTATCCGATGATGGCCACGGTCTTGTCCTGCAGGACGTTCAGGTCGGCGTCCTGGTCGTAGTAGATTCTCATGCTCTCCTTTCTCCCTCCGGATATGCGTTCATCCGGCCTGTTGTCGTTCAATCCTCTTCCAATTGCATGGACCGTTTCATGGCCATGGGTCCAGTCCTGGCGAATTCCTTGACCCCAAATCTCTGCAGCAAGCTGATGATCGGCCGAATCTTGCCCTGATCCCCGGTGATCTCCAGAGTCAGGTCCTGGGCGCTGACATCGACCACCTTACAACGAAAAATATCGGCGATGCGAAGGATCTCGGCACGGTGCGACTCTTCGGCGTTGACCTTGATGAGCACCATTTCCCGGTCCACGGACTGCATATGGGTCAGGTCCACCACCTTGATGACCGTGACCAACTTGCGGACCTGCTTGATGATCTGCTCGACGATCAAATCGTCTCCCCGGGTGCAGATGGTCATCCGGGAAACCCCTTTTTCCAGGGTCGGACCAACGTTGAGTGATTCGATATTGAATCCCCTGCCGCTGAACAGGCCCGCCACCCGGGAAAGTACTCCGGGCTCGTTCTCAACCAGTATGGAAAGTATGTGTCGCATGGATGGACTCCTGAATTTCCGGGCCTAGACGAGCAGCATGTCCGTCAGGGCGGCCCCGGCCGGGACCATGGGGTAGACGTTTTCCTCCTGGGCCACCTGCACGTCGATTATGGCCGGACTTTTCGAGGCCAAGGCCTTGCGAAGCACCGGCTCCAGGTCTTCCTGCCTAGTGATCCTGTAGCCCTCGGCCCCGTAGGCCAAGGCCAGGGCCACGAAATCGGGATTTCGATGCAGGCAGGTGGAACAGTAATTCTTATCGTAGAACAAATCCTGCCACTGCCGCACCATGCCCAGATAGCCGTTGTTCAAAATAACGATCTTGACCGGAAGTTCGTAGCTGACCGCCGTGGCCATCTCCTGGATGTTCATCTGGATGGAGCCGTCACCGGCGATATCGATCACCAGACGATCCGGAAAGGCGAACTGAGCACCTATGGCCGCGGGGAAGCCGTAACCCATGGTTCCCAGGCCACCGGAGGTCAGAAGGGTTCTCGGCTTGGTGTATTTGAAGAACTGGGCGGCCCACATCTGATTCTGGCCAACCTCGGTGGAAATAATGGCCTCACCCTTGGTGATCTCATAGAGCATTTCCACCACGGCCTGAGGCTTGATCGGTCCGTCGCACTTCTCGTATGTCAACGGATGGGATGCCATCCAGCCGTCCACCTCCCGCCGCCAGTCGGCATGCTTGGCCTGCCAATCGGTTGTTTCCCGGCCCAAAACGCTCCGCAACCCCTTGAGGGCCAAGCGGCAATCAGACACGATGGGCACGTCCACCACCACATTCTTCTGGATGGACGTCGGATCGATGTCGATGTGTACGATCTTGGCCTTGGAGGCGAAGGAACTGATCTTGCCGGTCACCCGGTCATCGAACCTAGCCCCCACGGAGAGGAGCAGATCACAGTTGCCGATGGCCATATTGGCCGCGTAGGTCCCATGCATTCCGAGCATGCCCAGCCAGAGCGGATCGTCACCAGGGAAGGCCCCGAGGCCCATGAGGGTCGTGGTCACTGGAATGTTCAGATGCCTAGCCAAACCGGTTAACTCCTCTGAGGCTTCCGAGGAGATGACTCCGCCTCCGGCGTAGATCACCGGCCTGCGAGAAAAGGACAGGAGTTCGCCCACTTTCTGGAGCTGCTTGTGATTGGGCTGATAATTCGGGTTGTAGCTCCGCATTTTTATCGAGTCAGGATACTCGAACTCGGTCTTGGCCTGAACCACGTCCTTGGGCAGATCCACCAACACCGGACCGGGCCGCCCGGTCCGGGCCAGATAGAATGCCTGTTTGACGACCATGGCCAGATCGCGGACGTCCTTGACCAAATAGTTGTGCTTGGTGCACGGCCTGGTAATACCCACAATGTCGGCCTCTTGGAAGGCATCGTTACCGATCAGGCTAGTAGGAACCTGACCGGTAAAAATGACCAGAGGGATGGAATCCATGTAGGCTGTGGCGATGCCGGTTACTGTGTTGGTCGCCCCTGGGCCGGAGGTGACCAGACAGACCCCTACCTTGCCCGAGGCCCGGGCGTAGCCGTCGGCCGCGTGAACCGCTCCCTGCTCGTGTCTGACGAGCACGTGCTGCATGGGATAGTTGGGAATTTGGTCGTAGATGTCGATGACAGCCCCTCCGGGAAAGCCAAAGACTGTGTCCACACCTTCCCGGCCCAGACACTCGAGAAGAATTTTTGCCCCTGTGAGCTCCATACCTAGTCTCCCGTACGCTGATACGAATCGAGGATCACCTGAATTCTGGTCTTCCCGGCGAGCTTGGTCTTCTTGATCTGCTTAAGCTCCAACTCGTCCCCCGGCGTCAAAAAGGGCTTGGAAACCAATTTTTCGACCTGGCGCTCGTACTCCTGATGTTTTTCCCAAAGGTCCCTGAGCTCTTCATTCTCCGGGGCATACTTGACGATAAGTTCGATCTCGTGCTGTTCCATGTCGGCCTCCAATGGTTGACGTCTGTATGGACGATGGTCACAGATTCTCTTTCAATCGATTCCAATCCGGCCGGGCATCCTCGGCGATGACTACAACCTTCCGGCGACCCGTCTGCCCGACCTCGATCTTCAAATCCCCCGGCCTGATACCCAAAAATCCCGACAACATCTTGACCAAAGCCTCGTTTGCCTTGTTATCCACAGGTGGGGCCGTGATGCGCACCTTGAGGGCCTCTCCGTGCATCCCGCACACGGCATCGTTTCCAGCTCTGGGTTGGACCCACAGACGCAGAACCCATCCCTTGCGGCTCTTGGTCACGCATGACGGCAGACATGTGGGTTCAATATTCGACATAGCGAATCGATCTTTCTCCACCGGGGCTCACACCAGCCTTGAAGATGGAGTTTGCTGAAAGGTGGTACAAAACTCAAGGACAAATATGCCGTGAGGCCGGTATTGGTCCGGGAGCGGTCACATGTGGCCCCCGGCCTGAAACAAGGTCCGGACGATGAACATCCGCAGGAACTGGATGGCCAGGAGAACGACCACCGGTGAAAGGTCCAGGCCGCTGAAATAGGTGAAAGGCAGCCACTGTCTGACCTTGGCGAACACGGGCTGGGTCAGGGAGTTGAGAATCCGGACGATGGGGTTGTAGGGGTCGGGGTTGACCCAGGACAAAAGGGCCGAGACGATCACGATCCAGAAATAGAGATTGAGGACCATGTCCAAGACGCTGGCCAGGGCCTGAAAGAGATTGCCGAAAACGAACACCGAGACCTCCTCGTGTCTATTGTTGATTGCCGACAGAATGGGCCCGCAGAAAAAGGGCCCGCAGATCGTCGAAATCCAGAATGAGCATGTCTGACTCCAGGTCCCGGTTCCCGTAGGACCAGAACGGAACCCCTCCGGCCCTGGCCGCCCCATGGTCCAGGTCGGAGTCGCCTATGAAGACAACCTGATGGGATTGTAGGCTCCATCGGCCGAGAATGAGGTCCAGACTCTCCGGGTCGGGTTTGGGCCGGGAGACCATTCGGGAAGTGACCACCGGATCGAAGATGCCTTCGAGCGCGAAATGCTTAAGCACGAAATCCATGGTGTCCGTCCGGTTTGTGTTTACCGCCAGCCCGAGGCCCAGCGTCCGGAGGGTAGACAATAAAGACGGCAAACCCGGAGAAGGACGCATCAGTGGAATCAATTTTCGATAGTCGATGGATGCCCGGACGGCCTCGGCTCGTTCCAAAAGCTCCCTGGGCACAATTTTGGCAACGGAGTCGGCTACGTGATGGGTGTGGACAAAAGCCAGTTCGTCCTCGTTCATGGGCGGAAGGCCCAGAGCCTCGCGGATCAGATTGTAATAACAGCGGTTGACTTCCAGGGAATCGAACAGGACTCCGTCACAATCGAAAATCACTCCCCTCAGGCCGGCCACCACGGTCAGCGGCGTTTCCGGCCCACAGATCATCGGCTGTTCCGATCTCACTTCATGGCCTCGGGAAAAAGTTCGACAGCCTTTTCCCGCAGCTTGTATTTCTGGATCTTCCCGCTGGCCGTCATGGGGTAGGAATCAACGAAAGCGATATATTTTGGAGTCTTATATCTGGCGATCTTCCCCCGACAGAAATCCTTGACGTCTTCCGGGGCACACTCGAATCCCGGCTTCAGAATGATAAAGGCCCCGACCTCCTCCCCGTACTTGTGGCTGGGCACTCCGACCACTTGGACGTCGGACACGCCGTCCATGGTGTACAGAAACTCCTCAACCTCTCGGGGGTATATGTTTTCTCCCCCCCGAATGATCATGTCCTTGATCCGGCCGGTGATCCGCAGATACCCTTGCTCGTCCATGGTTCCCAGATCCCCGGAATGGAGCCACCCATCCTTGTCGATGGCCTTGGCCGTGGCCTCGGGCATCTTGTAGTAGCCCTTCATGACATTGTAGCCCCGGCAACAGACCTCGCCCTGGACCCCCGAGGCGACCGGCTCGTTGGTCTCCGGGTCCACCACCCGGACCTCAATCATAGGCATGGCCCGGCCCACGCTTTCGACCCGTTTGGCGATGTCGTCGTCCACCCGCGTCTGGGTCATGACCGGGGAACCCTCGGTCAACCCATAACAGATGGTGATCTCTCGTTGATTCATGCATTCGATGACCTGACGCATGACCCGCACCGGACAGGGTGACCCGGCCATGATTCCGGTCCGTAGAGAACTGAAGTCGAACTTGTGGAACAGCTTGTGTTCCAAGA contains:
- a CDS encoding DUF465 domain-containing protein, with amino-acid sequence MEQHEIELIVKYAPENEELRDLWEKHQEYERQVEKLVSKPFLTPGDELELKQIKKTKLAGKTRIQVILDSYQRTGD
- a CDS encoding YggT family protein is translated as MFVFGNLFQALASVLDMVLNLYFWIVIVSALLSWVNPDPYNPIVRILNSLTQPVFAKVRQWLPFTYFSGLDLSPVVVLLAIQFLRMFIVRTLFQAGGHM
- the ilvB gene encoding biosynthetic-type acetolactate synthase large subunit, with the translated sequence MELTGAKILLECLGREGVDTVFGFPGGAVIDIYDQIPNYPMQHVLVRHEQGAVHAADGYARASGKVGVCLVTSGPGATNTVTGIATAYMDSIPLVIFTGQVPTSLIGNDAFQEADIVGITRPCTKHNYLVKDVRDLAMVVKQAFYLARTGRPGPVLVDLPKDVVQAKTEFEYPDSIKMRSYNPNYQPNHKQLQKVGELLSFSRRPVIYAGGGVISSEASEELTGLARHLNIPVTTTLMGLGAFPGDDPLWLGMLGMHGTYAANMAIGNCDLLLSVGARFDDRVTGKISSFASKAKIVHIDIDPTSIQKNVVVDVPIVSDCRLALKGLRSVLGRETTDWQAKHADWRREVDGWMASHPLTYEKCDGPIKPQAVVEMLYEITKGEAIISTEVGQNQMWAAQFFKYTKPRTLLTSGGLGTMGYGFPAAIGAQFAFPDRLVIDIAGDGSIQMNIQEMATAVSYELPVKIVILNNGYLGMVRQWQDLFYDKNYCSTCLHRNPDFVALALAYGAEGYRITRQEDLEPVLRKALASKSPAIIDVQVAQEENVYPMVPAGAALTDMLLV
- the ilvN gene encoding acetolactate synthase small subunit, which produces MRHILSILVENEPGVLSRVAGLFSGRGFNIESLNVGPTLEKGVSRMTICTRGDDLIVEQIIKQVRKLVTVIKVVDLTHMQSVDREMVLIKVNAEESHRAEILRIADIFRCKVVDVSAQDLTLEITGDQGKIRPIISLLQRFGVKEFARTGPMAMKRSMQLEED
- a CDS encoding HAD family hydrolase, producing the protein MICGPETPLTVVAGLRGVIFDCDGVLFDSLEVNRCYYNLIREALGLPPMNEDELAFVHTHHVADSVAKIVPRELLERAEAVRASIDYRKLIPLMRPSPGLPSLLSTLRTLGLGLAVNTNRTDTMDFVLKHFALEGIFDPVVTSRMVSRPKPDPESLDLILGRWSLQSHQVVFIGDSDLDHGAARAGGVPFWSYGNRDLESDMLILDFDDLRALFLRAHSVGNQQ
- a CDS encoding YggU family protein, which gives rise to MSNIEPTCLPSCVTKSRKGWVLRLWVQPRAGNDAVCGMHGEALKVRITAPPVDNKANEALVKMLSGFLGIRPGDLKIEVGQTGRRKVVVIAEDARPDWNRLKENL
- a CDS encoding ketol-acid reductoisomerase (catalyzes the formation of (R)-2,3-dihydroxy-3-methylbutanoate from (S)-2-hydroxy-2-methyl-3-oxobutanoate in valine and isoleucine biosynthesis), with the protein product MRIYYDQDADLNVLQDKTVAIIGYGSQGHAHAQNLRDSGLKVVIGQRPGGPNFDKAVEDGF